From Brassica oleracea var. oleracea cultivar TO1000 chromosome C3, BOL, whole genome shotgun sequence, a single genomic window includes:
- the LOC106331097 gene encoding uncharacterized protein At3g43530-like — MQPMQSLEFYFKSSEYPKSSKIQTKCFVTKTVKLIKGKPEAEWFTSHPQFRHFFHMPDEDNLKIQGMWMLLLRNICTPEDDVAWFAVSGVPIRYSMSEHALISGLDCGDYPPNYENLGGYKFVDYYFHDRKKITISDVKQKMLSMLPCPDRLKITGRLTFKDAIKEIKHVMNHLKGEVKEACVFPSFIIPLEVINSVLVPTIGEQIMLARIIDEEREYDRQGIPNSRLQGLKERILEFMGEGFVGLHVTVETKLKSPGSRMSDIEKNQRLLRRRAKKIEDRLTSIEKKDKSNVEQEAGKEKNNIENTEQEAERKNENSDEEETEEKEADDNAQQEGEKEKENIEADEQDKEDSESESETDELKQLKERSRAQADKLWKEIEADEEEIGGKHDEEEGEEKEAETSEEEKENSDDDKKVEEKVVESEAEGKDDQAEVEGKESETREQENEKSETDEVESEVREAKIEKGTLTPPRGNQTEGTPKDDHNEPRVETNRTDETPTPPRGNQMEGTPTPPRGRTKAMAARRLVTKHMEEKPGKCEKIGEIVEEYAEEEKQRWIMVGYKEAPSPWIMYRCKENADVVIPKKNGRPKRKSQFGKLSLQMLLCPKMSKMDN, encoded by the exons ATGCAACCAATGCAATCCCTTGAGTTCTACTTCAAAAGCAGTGAGTACCCCAAGAGTTCCAAGATACAAACTAAGTGCTTTGTGACCAAGACAGTAAAGCTCATCAAGGGTAAGCCTGAGGCTGAATGGTTCACAAGCCATCCTCAGTTTCGACATTTCTTCCACATGCCAGACGAAGATAACCTAAAGATCCAGGGGATGTGGATGTTACTCTTGCGCAACATCTGTACTCCAGAAGATGATGTTGCATGGTTTGCGGTTAGTGGTGTACCCATCCGCTATTCTATGAGCGAGCATGCCCTCATCTCTGGCTTAGACTGCGGTGATTATCCACCAAACTACGAGAATTTGGGGGGTTATAAGTTTGTAGATTATTACTTCCATGACAGAAAGAAGATTACCATCAGTGATGTGAAGCAGAAGATGTTGTCTATGCTGCCGTGTCCAGATAGATTGAAGATAACT GGTCGTCTAACATTTAAGGATGCAATAAAGGAGATTAAGCACGTGATGAACCATCTAAAGGGTGAAGTGAAAGAGGCATGCGTCTTTCCTAGTTTCATAATCCCTTTAGAG GTTATCAACAGTGTGTTAGTTCCAACTATTGGTGAGCAAATTATGCTGGCTCGTATCATTGATGAGGAGCGAGAGTATGACCGTCAGGGCATCCCAA ATTCGAGGTTGCAAGGTCTGAAAGAGAGGATTTTGGAGTTCATGGGAGAAGGATTTGTTGGACTTCACGTAACGGTGGAGACAAAGCTGAAGTCTCCAGGCTCAAGGATGAGTGATATTGAAAAGAACCAGCGGCTTTTGAGAAGAAGGGCTAAGAAAATAGAAGACAGACTAACTTCTATTGAGA AGAAGGACAAATCTAATGTTGAGCAAGAGGCTGGGAAAGAGAAGAATAACATCGAGAATACTGAGCAAGAGGCTGAGAGAAAAAATGAAAACAGTGATGAAGAAGAAACTGAAGAGAAAGAGGCTGATGACAATGCTCAGCAAGAAGGTGAGAAAGAGAAAGAAAATATCGAGGCTGATGAGCAAGACAAGGAAGACAGTGAGAGTGAGAGTGAGACTGATGAGTTGAAGCAATTGAAGGAGAGAAGTAGAGCACAAGCTGATAAACTGTGGAAGGAAATTGAAGCGGATGAAGAAGAGATTGGAGGGAAACATGATGAAGAAGAAGGTGAAGAGAAAGAGGCTGAAACCAGTGAGGAAGAGAAGGAGAACAGTGATGATGATAAGAAAGTTGAAGAAAAAGTGGTGGAATCTGAGGCTGAAGGCAAAGATGATCAAGCAGAGGTTGAAGGGAAAGAGTCTGAAACCAGGGAGCAAGAAAATGAGAAAAGTGAGACTGATGAGGTGGAATCTGAGGTTCGGGAGGCAAAGATAGAAAAAGGAACTCTGACACCACCACGTGGGAATCAGACAGAAGGAACTCCCAAAGATGATCACAATGAGCCTCGGGTTGAGACGAATAGAACCGATGAAACTCCAACACCACCACGTGGGAATCAGATGGAGGGAACTCCCACACCACCACGTGGTAGGACTAAGGCAATGGCAGCGAGGAGACTAGTGACAAAGCATATGGAGGAAAAACCTGGAAAATGTGAGAAA ATTGGGGAAATTGTTGAGGAATATGCTGAGGAAGAAAAGCAAAGGTGGATCATGGTCGGTTACAAGGAAGCACCGAGTCCTTGGATCATGTATAGGTGCAAGGAGAATGCCGATGTTGTTATACCTAAGAAGAATGGCAGACCAAAGAGGAAATCACA GTTTGGAAAACTAAGTTTACAGATGTTACTATGCCCAAAAATGAGTAAAATGGACAACTAG
- the LOC106328571 gene encoding V-type proton ATPase subunit c1-like, producing MSTFSGDETAPFFGFLGAAAALVFSCMGAAYGTAKSGVGVASMGVMRPELVMKSIVPVVMAGVLGIYGLIIAVIISTGINPKAKSYYLFDGYAHLSSGLACGLAGLSAGIAIGIVGDAGVRANAQQPKLFVGMILILIFAEALALYGLIVGIILSSRAGQSRAE from the exons ATGTCTACGTTCAGCGGCGACGAAACAGCTCCCTTCTTCGGTTTCCTCGGCGCCGCAGCCGCACTCGTCTTCTCCT GTATGGGAGCTGCCTATGGAACCGCAAAGAGTGGTGTTGGTGTGGCTTCGATGGGAGTGATGAGACCCGAGCTTGTGATGAAATCTATCGTCCCTGTTGTTATGGCTGGTGTATTGGGTATTTACGGTTTGATTATTGCTGTTATCATCAGTACCGGGATTAACCCCAAGGCTAAGTCTTACTACCTCTTCGACGGATACGCCCATCTCTCCTCCGGTCTTGCTTGTGGTCTTGCTGGTCTTTCCGCTGGAATAGCCATTGGTATTGTCGGAGATGCTGGTGTCAG GGCAAATGCTCAGCAGCCTAAGCTCTTTGTCGGGATGATTCTTATCCTTATCTTCGCAGAAGCGCTTGCTCTTTACGGGCTTATTGTAGGAATCATCCTCTCCTCTAGAGCTGGCCAGTCTAGAGCTGAATGA